A stretch of the Chanos chanos chromosome 1, fChaCha1.1, whole genome shotgun sequence genome encodes the following:
- the fabp7a gene encoding fatty acid binding protein 7, brain, a, whose translation MVDAFCATWKLVDSQNFDDYMKALGVGFATRQVGNVTKPTIVISQEGDKVVLKTLSTFKNTEISFKLGEEFDETTADDRHVKSTVTLEGDKLVHVQKWDGKETKFVREIKDGKMVMTLTFEGAQAVRTYEKA comes from the exons ATGGTTGATGCATTCTGTGCTACTTGGAAATTAGTGGACAGTCAGAACTTTGATGATTATATGAAAGCGTTGG GTGTCGGTTTTGCTACGAGGCAAGTGGGCAATGTCACCAAACCTACAATCGTCATTAGCCAGGAGGGGGACAAAGTAGTCTTAAAAACTTTAAGTACCTTCAAGAACACTGAGATTTCCTTCAAACTGGGAGAGGAGTTTGACGAAACCACTGCTGACGACAGGCATGTAAAA TCCACAGTAACCTTGGAAGGAGACAAACTGGTCCATGTTCAGAAATGGGATGGGAAAGAGACAAAGTTTGTCCGAGAAATCAAGGATGGTAAAATGGTCATG ACTTTGACTTTTGAGGGTGCCCAAGCTGTCCGTACTTATGAAAAAGCATAA